A single region of the Gossypium arboreum isolate Shixiya-1 chromosome 12, ASM2569848v2, whole genome shotgun sequence genome encodes:
- the LOC108478784 gene encoding cytokinin hydroxylase-like gives MAAMVVFLITLSVLFMIFLVFKLVFDTISCYLLNPRRIRKTMEKQGVRGPKPRGVTGNMLEMFKLTSQSTSKEMGTIHHDLVGRLLPHYVKWSKSYGKRFIYWHGVEPRMCLTDTELIKELMTKHHLVTGKSWLQQQGSKHFTGRGLLMANDRDWYHQRHIAAPAFMGDKLKSYCGCMVESTKQMLQSLQNAVNSGQSEFEIGAYMCRLTADIIARTEFDSSYEKGKQIFYLLTSLQHLCAQASRHLCFPGSRFFPTKYNREMKSLKMEVDRLLMEIIQSRKDCVEIGRSSSYGNDLLGILLNEMEKKRGDQFKLNLQLIMDECKTFFFAGHETTALLLTWTVMLLATNPSWQDKVRAELKEVCNGGVPSVDQLSKLTVLHMVINESLRLYPPATVLPRMAFENIKLGDLFIPKGLSIWIPVLAIHHSEELWGKDVNEFNPDRFNSRPYTSGRHFMPFAAGPRNCIGQSFAMMEAKIILSMLISRFSFTISQSYRHAPVVVMTLKPKHGVQVYLKRLDP, from the exons ATGGCTGCTATGGTGGTGTTTCTGATTACCCTTTCGGTTCTTTTCATGATATTCTTGGTGTTTAAACTTGTGTTTGACACCATCTCATGTTACCTGCTGAATCCCAGACGCATAAGGAAAACGATGGAGAAACAAGGAGTGCGTGGCCCGAAACCCCGTGGAGTAACCGGCAACATGCTCGAGATGTTCAAGCTAACTTCACAATCAACCTCGAAAGAAATGGGAACCATCCACCACGACCTAGTTGGCCGGCTTTTGCCGCATTATGTCAAATGGTCTAAATCATATG GGAAAAGGTTTATATACTGGCATGGGGTGGAGCCAAGGATGTGTCTGACAGATACTGAGCTGATAAAAGAATTGATGACCAAACACCACCTTGTAACAGGCAAATCATGGCTGCAACAGCAAGGCTCAAAACATTTTACTGGGAGAGGTTTGTTAATGGCGAACGACCGGGACTGGTACCATCAGCGCCATATTGCTGCTCCAGCATTCATGGGAGATAAGCTTAAG AGTTATTGCGGCTGCATGGTGGAAAGCACCAAGCAGATGCTCCAATCACTACAAAATGCAGTAAATTCAGGTCAAAGCGAGTTCGAAATCGGAGCATATATGTGTCGGCTTACTGCTGATATAATCGCAAGAACAGAATTCGATAGCAGTTATGAGAAAGGGAAACAAATATTCTATCTTCTAACATCTCTGCAACACCTGTGCGCTCAAGCAAGCAGGCACTTGTGCTTTCCAGGAAGCCG GTTTTTCCCAACAAAATATAACAGAGAAATGAAGTCCTTGAAGATGGAGGTGGATAGATTACTGATGGAGATTATACAAAGCCGAAAAGATTGTGTAGAAATTGGTCGGAGCAGTTCATATGGGAATGATTTGTTAGGTATTTTGCTTAATGAGATGGAAAAGAAGAGAGGAGACCAATTCAAACTAAACCTACAGTTGATAATGGATGAATGCAAAACTTTCTTCTTTGCCGGCCATGAAACTACTGCTCTTTTACTTACATGGACGGTCATGTTACTGGCCACCAACCCTTCTTGGCAAGATAAGGTTCGAGCTGAGCTTAAAGAGGTTTGCAATGGCGGAGTTCCCTCTGTTGATCAACTCTCTAAACTAACCGTG CTGCACATGGTTATAAACGAGTCATTGAGACTCTATCCACCAGCAACGGTCCTGCCACGGATGGCTTTCGAGAACATAAAATTAGGAGATCTCTTCATTCCCAAGGGACTATCGATATGGATACCAGTGTTGGCGATACATCACAGTGAAGAATTATGGggaaaagatgtgaatgaattcaATCCTGATAGGTTCAACTCCAGACCCTATACCTCCGGTCGGCATTTTATGCCCTTTGCCGCCGGACCCCGGAATTGTATCGGTCAATCTTTCGCTATGATGGAAGCTAAGATCATCTTATCTATGTTGATCTCACGGTTTAGCTTCACAATTTCACAAAGTTACCGCCATGCTCCGGTCGTTGTCATGACTCTAAAGCCGAAACATGGAGTCCAAGTGTATTTGAAGCGATTGGATCCTTAA